Genomic window (Funiculus sociatus GB2-C1):
TGAGCATTCAAATTAATGATGCCAATCCGCCTCTGCCATTGCAACGAGCGATCGCAACTGAGAATGCACAAGCAAGTCCTAGTAAACTAGCAGATACCCCAATTGTAGGTGGTGAACAGGAAGTACAAGCAGCCGTCACTCTGCAAATTCGTTACTAAGCTTTAGCTAAAAAAAACATCTTAGCCCCTTCCCGTTGACCAATCGGGGGTTGAGGGTGGGATTCTTCTTACCTTTTCAGGGTGCGTGCTACCCAAAGCGCGATCGCAATCCCCAGCAAAAACCAGATTGCCACAATAATAACAGCAACGCTCCAATTTGTGGGTTTATCGGATGCGATCGCAGCAGCTGCTTTTTCCCGACACTCAGCCATCACCGTCGGCGGAATCATTTTCAGTACCAGCCAAATTCCCACTGGCACGATAATAATATCGTCAAGATAGCCGATAATTGGGATAAAATCGGGAATCAAATCTATCGGG
Coding sequences:
- a CDS encoding YkvA family protein; this encodes MPWYARLLAGFVVAYAFSPIDLIPDFIPIIGYLDDIIIVPVGIWLVLKMIPPTVMAECREKAAAAIASDKPTNWSVAVIIVAIWFLLGIAIALWVARTLKR